CCACGCGACCACCTTCACCAGATCACCGTCCACCACCTTGGTAAGCGACAGGTCGACAATTGCTGAGTGCGGATTACCGATAAAGTCAGATGAAACCAGTGGCTCGTCCGTGACATCTAGTACATGGGCGAAGCGTGGATTGCGGCTCGCTTCGGTCAAGACCGTATTGATCTCTTCCACCGTTGTCTTCTGCTTCAGGAGAAACGTGAAATCAGTCAGTGATACGACGATGGTCGGGACACGAAACGAAAGCCCATCGAAACGCCCCTTGAGTTCCGGGATCACCTGCGTGACAGCAATCGCTGCCCCAGTCGTCGTCGGAACGATATTCTGCGCGGCAGCCCGGGCTCGACGAAAGTCCTTGTGCGGGCCATCTTGCAGTGTCTGATCGGCCGTGTAGGAATGGATCGTGCTCATGAGCGCCTTCTCGATACCGAAGCGTTCATGAATCACTTTGGCGATCGGGGCGAGGGAATTCGTCGTGCAACTCGCATTGGAGATGACGGTTTCGCCAGCGTACTGATCCGCATTGACACCCAGGAGAAAGGTCGGCACCGCTCCATCATCCCCCTTCGACGGGGCCGAGAGCACAACACATTTCGCGCCGGCCGTGATGTGCTGCGCCGAAGCGTCTTTATCCGTGAAGCGGCCGGTGCATTCGAGCACGACATCCACCGCCAGGTCCTTCCAGGGAAGTTTCAGCGGGTCCGGCTCAGCATACACCGGGTAGTCCTTCCCATCGACCGTGAGCTTCTCTTCTCCGACCGTGACCGTCTTGGCGTAGTGGCCATAGGCCGTATCGTGAGCGAGGAGGTGGGCGAGTATAGATACCTCGGCCAAGTCATTGATAGCGACCACTTCCAGCTCCGGTTTTTCCAACGCGATCTTGAAAGCCGCTCGACCAATCCGCCCGAAACCGTTGATGGCGATCCGTTTCTTTTCCATAACCCTGTGTGTGTTTATGTTTAGGCTTTGCCGGTTGAACCGAAAAGGTCCATCTTCCGCTTCACCGCTTCACGGAAACTCTCCCGCGCAGGCATGAGAATTTTCCGGATATCCACCGCTTCGTTTGTCGGCAAGGTCTCACGCAAGGTCGTGATGAAC
This is a stretch of genomic DNA from Candidatus Moraniibacteriota bacterium. It encodes these proteins:
- the gap gene encoding type I glyceraldehyde-3-phosphate dehydrogenase, with amino-acid sequence MEKKRIAINGFGRIGRAAFKIALEKPELEVVAINDLAEVSILAHLLAHDTAYGHYAKTVTVGEEKLTVDGKDYPVYAEPDPLKLPWKDLAVDVVLECTGRFTDKDASAQHITAGAKCVVLSAPSKGDDGAVPTFLLGVNADQYAGETVISNASCTTNSLAPIAKVIHERFGIEKALMSTIHSYTADQTLQDGPHKDFRRARAAAQNIVPTTTGAAIAVTQVIPELKGRFDGLSFRVPTIVVSLTDFTFLLKQKTTVEEINTVLTEASRNPRFAHVLDVTDEPLVSSDFIGNPHSAIVDLSLTKVVDGDLVKVVAWYDNEWGYSNRLVEMAALVK